From a single Pseudomonas sp. A34-9 genomic region:
- a CDS encoding LysR family transcriptional regulator has protein sequence METPLSNSGNPPPKTAHRALLTLSGLDFKLLKVFKAVVEAGGFSAAQNELNVGLAAISKQISDLEIRIGMRLCTRGREGFHLTEEGRLVYQASIDLFASVDNFRDRLSSAQNELIGDLGVGVIDNTISDENSPLVAALKQLNEQSPKVRFQLQASQLDEVERGVVEGRLVAGIVPVYQRREEFDYYPLYEERSEVYCAVGHPLFDMPEAQMGSNVLQEYECINHRYAIHRDKLNYARYDSFSASATQVEAVALLIKTGRFVGFLPRHYAAALVAAGQMRAVLPERINIMTPFNLILRHNTVRSPLVKAFAEALGVDLKATI, from the coding sequence ATGGAAACCCCACTTTCCAATTCCGGAAACCCGCCACCGAAAACGGCCCACCGAGCACTGCTGACCCTCAGCGGACTGGATTTCAAACTGCTCAAGGTGTTCAAGGCCGTGGTCGAGGCAGGAGGCTTCAGCGCCGCGCAAAACGAGCTGAACGTGGGCCTTGCGGCCATCAGCAAGCAGATCTCCGACCTGGAAATCCGCATCGGCATGCGTCTGTGCACACGCGGCCGCGAGGGGTTTCACCTGACCGAAGAAGGGCGTCTGGTGTATCAGGCATCGATTGATCTGTTTGCTTCGGTGGACAACTTTCGTGATCGGCTTAGTTCTGCGCAGAATGAACTTATCGGCGATCTGGGTGTGGGCGTTATCGACAATACGATCAGTGATGAAAACTCACCGTTAGTTGCCGCGCTAAAACAACTTAACGAACAATCGCCGAAGGTCAGGTTTCAACTTCAGGCATCGCAACTGGATGAGGTGGAAAGAGGCGTGGTGGAGGGGCGCTTAGTTGCCGGCATAGTGCCGGTTTATCAACGCCGCGAAGAATTCGATTATTACCCGCTGTACGAGGAGCGCTCGGAAGTCTACTGCGCGGTCGGGCATCCGTTGTTCGATATGCCCGAGGCGCAAATGGGCAGCAACGTGTTGCAGGAATACGAGTGCATCAACCACCGCTACGCGATCCATCGCGACAAGCTCAACTATGCGCGCTATGACAGTTTTTCCGCGTCGGCGACCCAGGTTGAAGCCGTGGCTTTGCTGATCAAGACTGGCCGTTTCGTTGGTTTTCTACCCCGGCATTACGCGGCAGCGCTGGTGGCAGCAGGGCAGATGCGTGCGGTGCTGCCCGAGCGGATCAACATCATGACGCCGTTCAATCTGATCCTGCGGCACAACACCGTGCGCAGTCCGCTGGTGAAAGCATTCGCTGAGGCATTGGGCGTCGATCTGAAAGCCACGATCTGA